Proteins from a genomic interval of Candidatus Thermokryptus mobilis:
- the cas6 gene encoding CRISPR-associated endoribonuclease Cas6, which translates to MRLKITLSAQHFPVSVPVNYNHLLYAEIRGKIKKHSDIFAQDKNLRRLGILKDKFKVYTFSFLRFKNFIITDDAKIKLNHPDDFNFFISSPIDSFIEAMAVAFLRDGDLKVGDIKFVVKSITKIELPKFNSEMKLRLLSPIAVLRGKSPGQLFLTPDEPSYFERIKEDLLSKFNFLYGEKIEAMDFEMKFDEEYIKSKGGKFSKLIKFGRTNIKCFLAPFVIKTDPRLIEVGYEWGFGHKNHLGFGMAVAEEINISPAK; encoded by the coding sequence ATGCGATTAAAAATTACACTTTCAGCTCAACATTTCCCTGTATCAGTTCCTGTAAATTACAATCATCTCCTCTATGCGGAAATAAGAGGAAAAATAAAAAAACATAGTGATATCTTTGCGCAAGATAAAAATTTGAGACGACTTGGGATTTTAAAGGATAAGTTCAAGGTTTACACATTCTCATTTCTTCGCTTCAAAAATTTTATAATAACCGATGATGCCAAAATTAAGTTAAATCATCCGGATGATTTCAATTTTTTTATTTCCTCTCCGATTGACTCTTTCATTGAAGCCATGGCAGTTGCTTTTTTACGAGATGGAGACCTTAAAGTTGGCGATATTAAATTTGTTGTTAAATCAATCACTAAGATTGAATTACCGAAATTTAACTCCGAGATGAAACTTCGCCTTCTCTCACCTATAGCCGTCCTCAGAGGGAAATCACCGGGACAATTATTTTTGACGCCAGACGAACCGAGCTATTTTGAGAGGATAAAGGAAGACCTGCTCTCAAAGTTTAACTTCCTTTATGGTGAGAAAATAGAAGCGATGGATTTTGAGATGAAGTTTGATGAGGAGTATATAAAATCAAAGGGTGGGAAATTTTCAAAGCTTATAAAGTTTGGAAGGACAAATATAAAATGTTTTCTTGCTCCTTTTGTAATTAAAACCGATCCAAGGTTAATAGAGGTTGGTTATGAGTGGGGATTTGGGCATAAAAATCATCTTGGCTTTGGGATGGCTGTAGCTGAAGAAATCAATATTTCTCCCGCAAAGTGA
- a CDS encoding M14 family zinc carboxypeptidase has product MKKLAAFLLFFVLNLSFGDDFKFWKDGVYNPKIPTPKQILGYEIGDFITEHYEMERYIDTLAKSSDRIKIIRYGQSYERRNMYLLVISSPENLARLDEIRANIERLTDPRVTNETQAKKIAETTPLIVWLNYSNDGDETAAFEAGIQVAYQLCAGEDEVTKKILKDAVVIINIPHNPDSHQKAVSWFKATFVGKYGNPDPYASEHRGDWRMKTNYNHYLIDLNRDAFACSQIETQKVVEQFHYWNPQVFADHHGETKNMFFVPYAPPVNQNLPPTTKKWAKVIGLNIARGFDDYGWSYYTGEVFDLHYPGYWDSYPALNGAIGMTFETDAGGRKGFQYEREDETIITFKEGIHHHFIASMKTLEASVNHRVDILFDFYKFRQTALEEAKKEQYKQFVIVPDKDREKTARFVELCLKHKIEVYEAKESFTSSSAKSYFDKSTRKMTFPKGSFIIPMYQPQKRLIKTLFEPDPQMEEEFLKQARFAYEYNKKLGKNVRRLPLGFYDVTAWALPLAWGVECYMTEDEAKVKVEKVNQKPNFSFQIPNDIPKYAYAFKYDTDASAKLLSKLLSNDFKVAVASRFFYSEDGTYFPRGTVIVRVERNKHIQDFHQKIKQLAKEANVDLYSINSAYTEKGIDLGSNWVIEIKKPKIAVLTEEPVSQSSYGAIWFLLEQMYEYNFTPIRWDYFQSVDLYRYNVLIIPDANANQLKNLLGEGGVRKIKEWVSNGGVLVTLKNASVFPTLKGVELTSAKLLGEGSSDEDEYEEEKPQVQKDTLKEKEKKPKERIEFTPGAIFRVKLDTIHYLSFGYDDEIAVLVYSALIFEKSKDGANPGVFADKDVRISGFVWEDMEKKFPGKAYLIEEPSGRGKVIMFADDPNFRLFWLGLNRLFLNSILLSPSF; this is encoded by the coding sequence ATGAAAAAACTCGCCGCTTTTTTGCTTTTCTTTGTTTTGAATTTGTCCTTTGGGGATGACTTTAAATTTTGGAAAGATGGAGTTTACAATCCCAAAATACCAACGCCTAAGCAAATACTTGGCTATGAAATTGGCGATTTTATCACTGAGCATTATGAAATGGAGCGTTACATTGACACACTTGCGAAATCATCGGATAGGATAAAAATTATCAGATACGGACAATCATACGAAAGAAGAAATATGTATCTTCTTGTGATAAGTTCGCCAGAAAACCTTGCCCGACTTGATGAGATAAGAGCAAACATAGAGAGGTTGACCGACCCAAGAGTTACAAATGAAACACAAGCTAAAAAAATAGCCGAGACGACACCGTTAATTGTCTGGTTAAATTATTCAAACGATGGGGATGAAACAGCAGCTTTTGAAGCTGGGATACAAGTCGCATATCAGCTTTGTGCTGGTGAGGACGAAGTGACGAAGAAAATTTTGAAAGATGCTGTTGTAATAATAAACATTCCGCATAATCCCGACAGCCATCAAAAAGCTGTATCCTGGTTCAAGGCGACCTTCGTCGGTAAATATGGTAATCCCGACCCTTATGCTTCAGAGCATCGCGGTGATTGGCGTATGAAGACAAATTACAATCATTATTTGATCGATTTAAACCGTGATGCTTTTGCTTGTTCACAAATTGAAACGCAAAAGGTTGTTGAGCAATTCCATTATTGGAACCCGCAGGTCTTCGCTGATCACCACGGTGAGACGAAAAATATGTTTTTCGTCCCTTATGCTCCGCCTGTGAATCAAAATCTTCCACCGACGACAAAAAAATGGGCAAAGGTAATCGGGCTTAACATCGCTCGTGGCTTTGATGATTACGGTTGGAGCTATTACACAGGTGAAGTGTTTGACCTTCATTATCCAGGTTATTGGGATTCTTATCCGGCTCTTAACGGCGCCATAGGTATGACATTTGAAACGGATGCCGGAGGAAGAAAGGGATTTCAATATGAAAGGGAAGATGAAACCATAATAACTTTCAAAGAAGGTATTCATCATCATTTCATAGCATCAATGAAAACGCTTGAGGCGTCTGTAAATCACAGGGTAGATATACTTTTTGATTTTTATAAGTTTAGACAAACTGCGCTTGAGGAGGCGAAAAAAGAGCAGTATAAACAATTTGTCATCGTCCCAGATAAAGATAGAGAAAAAACCGCAAGGTTTGTGGAGTTGTGCCTTAAGCATAAAATTGAGGTTTATGAAGCTAAAGAAAGCTTTACAAGTTCATCAGCCAAGAGTTACTTTGATAAGAGCACCAGAAAAATGACCTTTCCAAAAGGCTCATTTATAATTCCGATGTATCAACCCCAGAAGCGACTCATTAAAACACTTTTTGAGCCCGACCCGCAAATGGAAGAAGAATTTCTAAAACAAGCAAGGTTTGCTTATGAATATAACAAAAAGCTTGGGAAAAATGTCCGAAGGTTACCGCTTGGGTTTTATGATGTCACAGCTTGGGCTTTGCCTTTGGCTTGGGGTGTTGAATGTTATATGACAGAGGATGAAGCGAAAGTTAAAGTTGAGAAGGTTAATCAAAAACCAAATTTCAGCTTTCAGATTCCAAATGATATTCCAAAATATGCTTACGCCTTCAAATATGATACAGACGCATCCGCAAAGCTTCTATCTAAACTTTTATCAAATGATTTTAAAGTTGCTGTTGCTTCAAGATTTTTCTATTCTGAAGATGGAACTTACTTCCCCAGAGGAACAGTTATAGTTCGCGTTGAAAGAAATAAACATATTCAGGATTTTCATCAAAAGATAAAGCAACTCGCAAAAGAAGCGAATGTTGATTTATATTCAATCAATTCTGCCTACACTGAAAAAGGTATTGACCTTGGTTCAAATTGGGTGATTGAAATAAAGAAACCAAAAATCGCGGTCTTAACTGAAGAACCCGTTAGTCAGAGTTCGTATGGCGCCATTTGGTTTTTGCTTGAACAAATGTATGAATATAATTTCACGCCGATAAGATGGGACTACTTCCAAAGCGTTGATCTTTACAGATATAATGTTTTGATCATACCAGATGCAAATGCAAATCAATTGAAAAATTTACTCGGTGAAGGTGGGGTGAGGAAAATAAAGGAATGGGTTTCAAATGGTGGTGTCCTTGTGACATTGAAAAACGCTTCCGTTTTCCCAACCTTAAAAGGAGTTGAACTTACAAGTGCCAAACTTCTCGGTGAGGGTTCATCGGATGAAGATGAATACGAAGAGGAGAAACCACAAGTTCAAAAGGATACTTTGAAGGAAAAAGAGAAAAAGCCAAAAGAAAGGATTGAATTTACGCCAGGAGCAATTTTTAGAGTTAAACTTGATACAATTCATTATCTCTCTTTTGGTTACGATGACGAAATCGCTGTCCTCGTTTATTCTGCTTTGATTTTTGAAAAATCAAAAGATGGAGCAAATCCAGGTGTGTTTGCTGATAAGGATGTACGCATAAGTGGCTTTGTTTGGGAAGATATGGAGAAAAAATTCCCTGGGAAAGCATACCTGATTGAAGAGCCAAGCGGACGTGGAAAGGTTATAATGTTTGCGGATGACCCGAACTTCAGATTGTTCTGGTTGGGGTTGAATCGCCTGTTTTTAAATTCAATTCTACTTTCACCGAGCTTTTGA
- a CDS encoding YkvA family protein — protein sequence MSENFNEIIGSDASIHINGKISEKEIEYVEKNFWSKLASVKGKVGFKRDLIALYKYMKDPQVPLIKKAIVIFALIYFILPLDSIPDISPIVGFLDDIGIVAMVIKYLSKEIEPYYD from the coding sequence ATGAGTGAAAATTTCAACGAAATAATCGGATCAGATGCATCAATTCATATAAACGGAAAGATAAGCGAAAAAGAAATTGAATATGTTGAGAAAAATTTTTGGTCAAAGCTTGCAAGTGTTAAAGGAAAAGTTGGCTTCAAGCGTGATTTGATAGCCCTGTATAAATATATGAAAGACCCCCAAGTTCCACTCATAAAAAAAGCAATTGTTATATTTGCGTTAATCTATTTTATCCTTCCCCTTGATTCAATCCCTGACATTTCACCGATAGTTGGATTTCTTGATGACATTGGGATAGTTGCGATGGTAATTAAGTATTTGAGCAAAGAAATTGAGCCATATTACGATTAA
- a CDS encoding PorV/PorQ family protein: MRFKIIFTLFILIVLPGMVFAQFDNVGTSAAAFLKIPVDPRGSALASAVVANANDPSAMYWNPAGLSQMKRTEVMFANTDWIADLNVAFLGVGVPLGNFGAIGVGITYLSMGDMPITTWLDTEGASGQTFSAYDACFAVGYARRLTDKFSIGLSVKYITETISHSTASAFALDIGTLYDTGFRGLKIGMSFTNFGTKLRLEGRDLIVKVDPYPTAGSNPTDVIANLKAEEWSLPLTFQMGATFNLIESESFRFTVNADYRDERDYRALGLVGGEFAFREMFFVRVGGMKRYAVDETHGKFTLNAGAGVRVNIPGSNIALKFDYSYSDLYRLKQAHRISLGVVL; the protein is encoded by the coding sequence ATGAGGTTTAAGATAATTTTCACATTGTTTATCTTGATTGTCTTACCGGGAATGGTTTTTGCACAATTTGATAATGTTGGAACTTCAGCTGCTGCATTCCTTAAAATTCCGGTTGACCCACGCGGTTCTGCACTTGCAAGCGCTGTTGTAGCTAATGCAAACGACCCATCGGCAATGTATTGGAATCCAGCTGGTCTTTCCCAGATGAAAAGAACTGAGGTAATGTTTGCAAACACTGATTGGATCGCTGACTTGAATGTCGCATTTCTCGGAGTCGGTGTTCCACTCGGAAACTTTGGGGCTATTGGTGTTGGTATAACTTATCTTTCAATGGGAGATATGCCAATCACGACATGGCTTGATACAGAGGGAGCGAGTGGTCAAACATTTTCTGCATATGATGCTTGCTTTGCGGTTGGCTATGCAAGACGTTTAACCGATAAGTTTTCAATTGGCTTGAGCGTGAAGTATATAACTGAAACAATTTCACATTCAACAGCGAGTGCTTTCGCCCTTGACATAGGAACTTTATACGACACTGGATTTCGTGGTCTTAAAATCGGAATGTCGTTTACAAACTTTGGAACGAAATTACGACTTGAGGGAAGAGACCTTATAGTTAAAGTTGATCCATATCCAACAGCTGGGTCAAATCCAACCGATGTCATAGCTAATTTAAAGGCAGAGGAATGGTCATTGCCATTGACATTTCAGATGGGCGCAACATTTAACTTGATTGAAAGTGAAAGCTTTAGATTTACAGTGAACGCTGATTATAGAGATGAAAGGGATTACAGAGCGCTTGGTCTTGTTGGAGGTGAGTTTGCATTTAGAGAGATGTTCTTTGTCCGGGTTGGTGGGATGAAAAGATATGCAGTTGATGAAACGCACGGGAAGTTCACTCTTAACGCTGGCGCAGGTGTAAGGGTTAACATACCTGGTTCAAATATCGCCTTGAAGTTTGATTACTCGTATTCAGACCTTTATAGATTAAAACAAGCCCACAGGATTTCCCTTGGGGTCGTGTTGTAA
- the hutI gene encoding imidazolonepropionase: MILIHNAKQVVTVASFGESVKRGKKQGEIFLIENGSVLVKDGRIQWVGRALDFNFGLYDEVEIYDATGKVLMPGFVDSHTHLVFAGTREDEFNLRIKGFTYQQIAEMGGGIIRTVEKTRKARKEELLEISKNYAEKALTFGTTTIEIKSGYGLNLEDEIKILEVINEINENPLMTVPTFLGAHAVPPEFKDEKQGYVNFLVDTVIPFIASKNLAKFCDVFCEDGYFTPEESETILNTGKKFGLLPKIHAEQFSNCGGVKVGLKVGAISIDHLENVSDGDIELLSRSNAIAVLLPGVSFFLNYRYPPARKLIDAGIPVAIATDFNPGSCPSLNMQLMLTIACTQMRMTIEEAIVASTLNSAGALGISNITGSIEVGKRADILVFDVDDYQMIPYFFGENHIKAVFVGGEIKFSRV; this comes from the coding sequence ATGATTTTAATTCATAACGCTAAGCAGGTTGTCACCGTTGCGTCTTTTGGTGAAAGTGTTAAGCGCGGTAAGAAACAGGGTGAGATTTTCTTGATTGAGAATGGGAGCGTTCTTGTAAAAGATGGGAGAATTCAATGGGTTGGGCGAGCGCTTGATTTTAATTTTGGATTATATGATGAGGTTGAAATTTATGATGCGACGGGTAAAGTTTTGATGCCTGGGTTTGTTGACTCTCATACACATCTCGTTTTTGCAGGGACAAGGGAAGATGAATTCAATTTAAGGATAAAGGGATTTACCTATCAGCAGATCGCGGAAATGGGTGGGGGTATCATAAGAACTGTTGAAAAAACGCGCAAAGCGAGGAAGGAGGAGCTTCTTGAAATTTCTAAAAATTATGCTGAAAAGGCGCTTACATTTGGGACGACGACAATTGAAATAAAAAGTGGATATGGTTTAAACCTTGAAGATGAAATCAAAATCCTTGAAGTCATTAATGAGATAAATGAAAATCCCTTGATGACTGTTCCGACTTTTTTAGGGGCGCATGCGGTCCCGCCGGAGTTTAAAGATGAAAAACAGGGATATGTTAATTTTTTAGTTGATACTGTGATTCCGTTTATCGCTTCAAAAAATCTTGCGAAATTTTGCGATGTTTTCTGTGAAGATGGCTATTTTACACCAGAGGAATCCGAGACGATACTTAACACTGGCAAAAAATTTGGACTTTTGCCGAAGATACATGCAGAACAGTTTTCAAACTGTGGCGGTGTAAAGGTTGGCCTCAAAGTTGGAGCAATTTCAATTGATCACCTTGAAAATGTAAGCGATGGCGACATTGAACTTTTATCAAGGTCAAACGCAATTGCAGTTTTGCTTCCCGGGGTTTCTTTCTTTTTAAATTATCGCTACCCACCTGCAAGAAAATTAATAGACGCTGGGATTCCAGTTGCCATCGCAACAGATTTTAACCCTGGCTCATGCCCAAGTTTAAATATGCAATTGATGTTGACAATCGCTTGCACTCAAATGAGAATGACAATTGAGGAGGCAATAGTTGCTTCAACTTTAAATTCGGCAGGAGCACTTGGCATTTCAAATATAACGGGAAGTATAGAAGTAGGAAAAAGGGCTGATATTTTGGTGTTTGATGTTGACGATTATCAAATGATACCATACTTTTTCGGTGAAAACCATATCAAAGCTGTCTTCGTTGGGGGAGAAATTAAATTTTCTCGGGTTTAA
- a CDS encoding TIGR01777 family oxidoreductase — protein MQKTISIAGGTGFIGRHLAEELSRSGYNVLISSRNPDKVPDEFKKFEVFKWNPQTEDFPIEIIERSDAVLNFIGENISKRWTENVKKRLRESRIFSTRKIVDAFSKVDSRGKLFVSASAIGIYGSKRDGLIDENSSYGDDFLAQLCIDWESEAERAKDYGVRVAILRIGIVLGRDGGFLARLIPLFKLGLGGKIGDGKAWLSWVHIDDLVSAVKFAIENENISGVYNVVSPNPVTNEEFTKIFAKVLRRPALFPVPIFGLKILFGKELTDVALTSSVRVKPSRLLEAGFEFKYAEIETALKDLFKK, from the coding sequence ATGCAAAAAACTATTTCAATAGCTGGTGGGACTGGGTTCATTGGGCGACATTTGGCGGAGGAACTCTCAAGAAGTGGGTATAATGTCTTGATCTCAAGTAGAAATCCCGATAAAGTCCCTGATGAATTTAAGAAATTTGAGGTCTTTAAATGGAATCCTCAGACGGAAGATTTTCCAATTGAGATAATTGAGCGGTCGGATGCGGTTTTGAATTTTATTGGTGAAAACATCTCTAAAAGATGGACAGAAAATGTTAAGAAGAGGTTAAGGGAGTCGCGCATATTTTCAACGCGTAAAATCGTTGATGCCTTTTCAAAGGTTGACTCAAGAGGAAAACTTTTTGTTTCAGCTTCGGCTATAGGGATTTATGGGAGCAAGCGTGATGGCTTAATAGATGAGAATTCTTCTTATGGCGATGATTTCCTTGCGCAATTGTGCATTGATTGGGAATCTGAAGCGGAAAGGGCAAAAGATTATGGCGTTAGGGTTGCAATTTTAAGAATAGGGATTGTTCTTGGCAGAGACGGGGGATTTCTTGCAAGATTGATCCCTTTGTTTAAACTTGGTCTTGGAGGAAAAATCGGTGACGGCAAGGCGTGGCTTTCGTGGGTTCATATTGATGACCTTGTCAGTGCGGTTAAGTTCGCAATTGAAAATGAAAATATTTCAGGGGTTTATAATGTTGTCTCTCCAAATCCAGTGACGAACGAGGAATTCACGAAAATTTTTGCAAAGGTTTTAAGAAGACCCGCTCTTTTTCCGGTTCCGATTTTCGGTTTGAAAATTTTGTTTGGAAAAGAATTAACAGATGTCGCTTTGACTTCAAGTGTAAGGGTAAAGCCATCAAGATTACTTGAAGCTGGATTTGAATTTAAATATGCGGAAATAGAGACGGCTTTGAAAGATTTATTTAAGAAATAA
- a CDS encoding DUF5320 family protein, whose product MWWRRHHRGFGRRFGGFWFGFGFPPFEAFCSGFRPYITKEEYIEMLEDYKRQLEDELEEVNREIERLKKEG is encoded by the coding sequence ATGTGGTGGCGAAGGCATCATAGAGGATTCGGGCGAAGGTTTGGGGGATTTTGGTTTGGATTTGGATTTCCACCATTTGAAGCTTTCTGTTCGGGATTTCGTCCGTATATCACGAAGGAAGAGTATATTGAGATGCTTGAGGATTATAAGAGACAGCTTGAAGATGAGCTTGAGGAAGTTAACAGGGAGATTGAGCGCTTGAAAAAAGAGGGTTGA
- a CDS encoding TldD/PmbA family protein: MDLIELAKSIISKATKNGADECDVFISMDEEFSVTVKDEEIESLKNAVTKGLGIRVFKDRKIGFAYTTDFSQFALEKIIDEAILLAKNSTPEPENTLSENYAPKSREIKIFDPSIYSINVEQRINIAKEIERKAKSYDRRIKVESTGFGSLIQRRTIANSNGFVGQYEGTIFEIYCATIATENSDSQTGFYNSVGRFIDDLELPENVAIKSSDRAIKLLNPRKIKTGKYPVIFDPTTAPVIISYIATATNGKNSFRKMSFLSDKIGEKVAGENITIIDDGCLDGKIGSKPFDDEGIETKEKFIIENGVLKTFLLDSITAKKFGQIPTGNAHRRYNTIPSPSPLNFYLKPSNKDPEEIIKQVKEGLLVTKLIGFGVDIVSGNISKGASGLWIKNGEIAFAVDKITIADNLSNMLTKISIIGNDLIFYGNIASPTFLVEEMTIAS; this comes from the coding sequence ATGGATTTGATAGAGCTTGCCAAGTCAATAATTTCAAAAGCAACCAAAAACGGCGCCGATGAATGTGATGTCTTTATTTCAATGGATGAGGAATTCTCTGTAACAGTAAAAGACGAAGAAATAGAATCGTTAAAAAATGCTGTCACAAAGGGACTTGGTATAAGGGTGTTTAAAGATAGAAAAATTGGCTTCGCATATACAACTGACTTCTCACAATTCGCACTTGAAAAAATAATTGATGAAGCAATTTTACTCGCCAAAAACTCAACCCCTGAGCCAGAAAACACCCTGTCCGAAAATTATGCTCCAAAAAGCAGGGAAATAAAAATTTTTGACCCATCAATTTACTCAATAAACGTTGAACAGAGAATAAACATAGCTAAAGAAATTGAAAGAAAGGCAAAATCATACGATCGCAGGATAAAAGTTGAATCAACCGGATTTGGAAGTTTAATTCAAAGACGAACAATAGCAAACTCTAACGGATTTGTAGGTCAATATGAAGGAACAATTTTTGAAATTTACTGTGCAACGATTGCGACTGAAAATTCAGATAGTCAAACCGGTTTTTATAATTCAGTCGGGCGATTTATTGATGATTTAGAGCTACCAGAAAATGTTGCTATAAAGTCAAGCGACAGAGCTATTAAACTCCTCAACCCGAGGAAAATTAAAACTGGGAAATATCCCGTTATATTTGATCCAACAACCGCTCCAGTGATAATTTCATATATTGCAACTGCAACTAACGGGAAAAATAGTTTTAGAAAAATGAGTTTTCTCTCGGATAAAATTGGTGAAAAGGTCGCGGGGGAAAATATAACCATAATTGATGATGGATGCCTTGACGGAAAAATAGGGTCAAAACCATTTGATGACGAAGGTATTGAAACTAAAGAAAAATTTATAATTGAAAATGGCGTTTTAAAGACATTTCTCCTTGATTCAATCACCGCCAAAAAATTCGGTCAAATACCAACAGGTAACGCTCACAGAAGATATAACACGATACCTTCACCTTCACCTTTGAATTTTTACCTGAAGCCTAGCAATAAAGACCCCGAAGAAATAATAAAGCAAGTCAAAGAGGGATTACTTGTGACTAAATTAATTGGATTTGGTGTTGACATCGTGTCGGGGAACATCTCAAAGGGAGCAAGCGGTCTTTGGATCAAAAACGGTGAAATCGCATTCGCAGTTGATAAAATTACAATCGCTGATAATCTGTCAAACATGTTGACAAAAATTTCAATCATCGGTAATGATCTGATCTTTTACGGAAATATCGCTTCACCAACTTTTCTAGTTGAAGAGATGACAATAGCAAGTTAA